Genomic DNA from Cloeon dipterum chromosome 3, ieCloDipt1.1, whole genome shotgun sequence:
TGGGCGCTCGAGCgacaaaattattctaatttttcttaatgaaCGGTGTATTTTGCCGCGAAGCGAGTCACTGGTGAGAAACCTGCCTTCTTCTCTTCGCACTTCTTCGGCTGAGTCTATTTCAGAACTGGCCGAGAAGGTGCGAGTGACTTTTTGACGCGGCCGCGGCAAGTAATCACTCGTTTTTACGACCGCGAGCAGATCCAAAGAATCTGATGTGTTTAATCCTGCCCAATTAGACGAGTGCGGGATTGAATTAGAGAGGAAGGTTTTCTACCTTTATATCCGCCGCGTGTGAACTTGAGAGCTAATTTTGAGCCTTTGGCCTCTGCCTGTTCGCGTGActcgcaaaaattgaattttgccaATTCTGCAAACATTGATCGCGACTCTGAGTGGTGGACACAATCGAATTAGATTCGGTGATGAAATTGTCGAAATGGTTGTGTAACCTGTTGAATTAATCATTACCACAGAGGATTCAACTTGAATTGTCTTTCGATTGCTGTTAATTCAGCAGCTGACAATGATGCACGGAAAATATCTGCGAGCAGCAGGAAAAACAGATTCCGTCAAATATTGATGACTACAAGGAATTCGAAACTTGCAGAAGGGAAATTCGCACGATGCAAATATTTCCACAATGgattttcttgaattaaatCCCTCGCAGTCAGCCGATTGGCACTTTTCCCGTGTGTGGTGTGTTGCGCCAGCAACGTCTGATTTGAACGCATCTCGTGTTTGCAGagcctgattgtgagcagTCGGGGAGCGAAGCAAAAAGATCTTCCTTAGTCGAGATAAGCAGCTGGGATGGTCCTATTGGCGTCTGACTGGGGTATGGGAGAgtctgccgccgccgaaagCGCTGCCGTCAGCAACTACCATGCAAGAATCTCTGAAGGACGCACCGCCGACGCGGCCTCCACCTGGAACGGAAAGGAGAAGCCTGAGTTCCAGTCAGAGCCGCTCGAAGACGAGCTCGCCCTTTTGCCGTTAAAGAGTCAGGTAcgagtaattaatttgtttgattgcATGTTATTTACACCTTTAACGACAAAAATACTTTGcaaatgcttttttcaaatattttcaaaaaaaatcaattagaaaaataatacaaactaTGCAACCGTTTGAAGCTTATATCCCATAAATTCCCTTGcggattcaattttaataccaTTTTCACATGAAAAACATGCTGGATTCACTTGAggtaaaagttttttattattattgcaagtGAAGGACACAATTATTTAGCAGCTGTAAATCTAACCAAGATTGACATAAACCATGCAACATATTTCCAcgtcaaattcaaatatgtaCTGAACGGCTAACCATTTGCCcttgtatttttcctttttccttgaCTTGCACAACTTCAAGACACGCAACCCTCTTATTATTCCCTATGTGCTACCATCACACATGCTTCCTTTGTGATGTGAGTTTTAACCGTGTTTCGGCAGTTTGTAGCTGCACGCTGTTTTAAAtcagcagttttaaaattaatcttggacatttttctttcttataAATCCCATAGGTCGGAGGCCACACCAGATTGTTGGTGCTGAACCAAAGCACAATCTGCAAGCCGCTCAACCCGCGTGAACTTAACTTTTACAAGAACACGCCAGAGGAAATTGAGCGTTTTATTCCGAAATTCAAAGGTAAGCTGATTGTGCGCCACTTTTTGGCAGAGaattcccaatttttttaatccgcaAGTGTGAATGTTCAGAGCGTGAGTGTTTTTGTGCGTGACCTGTGTCAAATGCTGAAGAGGTTTCAAAAGGAAGAGGCTGGTTTTCTCTCCCTTCAAACGCACAGAAATAGCAATCGATTCTGTTTGCCCCTATTTTTGGATCCAGACTGGAGATAAGATCATAATATTCTGTGCGACTGGCGCCTAGCAAATATTTGTCTCCGcgttccaaaatattttaatagcacCGGTGATTCGGTGCCAAAAATGCGGTTggtcaataaaatgaaacgtGACAGGAGTCCCTTGGACGCACCTTGACTCATCTCTCGGCCACCCAAAATttctttgctatttttataacttctcagtcaaaagattaaaaaaattaagatctCCATCAGCCACTTCCTTTTGTAGCTATGGGGGTTGGAAAAAGTAAGCATTCGATGTGCTGAGCTATTGTTCAGGCAGATGAGAAAGAATCACGTTGGCCAACCACGGAGGGGGATCGTGGACCGTGCTTTAAACCTGCTGCGCCCTGACTCTCAGGACCCCCAAATGAGCCTCGCAGGGTTTGTATAGATGTGATTTCAACTCGTTATTCTATCGATCTCGGCCTAAAAAAATCGTGCAGAATTCAGTTATTTAGCTTTTTCATAGGCCCCTCTTTGGCAAATTCAGAGTTGTAAAccaagttaaatttattcttgagTCGGAGGCATACCGACTTGAGAAAATGTTTGCTTGGCGAACGCTCTTTCACCCTTCTccagattttgttttaactcaAACTCCTGGCGGGATCCACAAGATAAAAGGACTTTTGAATCACCGCTTCCCTCCTGCTTCTCATCTTCAATCACGCACTTAATTCTAGAGTGGAGAAAGTCTTATAGCATCATTCTTTGTATGGTGTAAACGCAttataaattaagtttgaaGCATGCTCGCTTACTACCCCCCATCCATATCTCAAGTGCTAAAATTTCACGCGCGCGGCAGAAACGAAGAGGAGCGTTTTTGATCCGCGAGCGCAGTCAAGTAGCCAGTTTCGCAAAATTGCGTCTCAATTTCGATTCTGGCCGCCGCGAGCGCGCCGCGGCAAAAACTGCGCCTTTCGCACGCGCGTAACGTTTATCAGTCGGTCGTGTTGATTTCCTCTTTGCAAGAATGAATTGCCAAGAGCAGGCAAAGCTGGTTCAACACGACATTAAGGCTTTCCGATTCGAGAACTATCACGATGAAAAACCAGCCAGCGCGCAGAGACGAGAGGGCAGCTCGATCTAAAGACGTGCCTCTGTGTTTCAGGTGTTATGCAAGCTGCCAACAGCAGCGGACCCCTTGGCAAGTACAGCCCCAGCTTTCGAGACGTGGACAATGGGAGCAGTTCAAAGAGGAAACGAGACAACCCGTACAGGTAAATTGGGTAAATTGAACAGAAAACATGTGCTGCcactaaaataaacaacacCAAATAATGGCTATTATTCAATTCATAATACTTAAATAGCGATTTGGTTACTTTCGCTTTCAAATCTGATATAGCTTATTGGACACTGGTTTTCActcttaacaaattttttaataattcaaagaaaacgAAAAAGTCAGCTTTTCCAACAACTAAATCCCCGGTTGTTAACGttttatcacaattttcaGACTTAAAGTGAAGCGCAACAATTCCATCAGCAGCTCAAGCCAAGGAGCTCAAATCGACAATGGTGCCAAGCAATGTGAGTCAGCACTTGTTTCCTttaagagagtaaaaaatataatgaaatgatttattttcgcagCATTCCTACTCTTAGAGAACATAACCTCGCACTACAGCAAGCCTTGCGTGCTGGACCTGAAAATGGGTACGAGGCAGCATGGTGACGACGCGTCGGCCGAAAAAAAGAGTAAGCAGATCGCCAAGTGCGCGGCCAGCACTTCCGCGACTCTCGGTGTCCGCCTCTGCGGCATGCAGGTATTTAAgctcaaatttgattttctaaaataaaaaataaataaaaccattgGTCTGAAATAGCTCTGGACGGTTTATTGAACTTTTTCTTGATCTCAGGTGTACCAAGCTGACACGGACAGCTACTCAAAGGAGGACAAATATTTCGGCCGCGAACTTGATGAAGAGGGTTTCAAGAGTGCCTTGTTTCGCTTCTTCCACAATGGTTTCCACTTACGAAGTGAAGTCATCCAAGAAGTTATCGCCAAATTGGAGAACTTGCGCTCAGTGATAGAGAAACAAAGTAGTTTCCGATTCTATTCCAGGTGcgtctatttttttcaattagaaataaaattgaaaactgtattttaaccacttaaaatatatcacgagatttaatattgttttggttaGATCTGGAGGTCAACGTTTATCttgttcaataaaaacaaGCAGTGCTGActgagaaataaacaaaagtaTCAATGCAATATTGAAGCTCTAAAAAAAGGGCAAAGTCTAATATTAAATTCTGCGCTAAATTTCTGTAGACTGCTAAGGCCAAAGGTTTGGCATACGCGTTGGGCTTTTtccaaagataaaaatgcttccgcatataaaaatgcatgatGATTATGTAATTTTGTGGAATTGTGACGGACAAGGAATTGATAATCCGCCGAGCTGTTTAAATTGGGAATTTTGGCACGCAAGTTTATTTCGATTCTTGCGCGccaataatatgtataaaacaATGGTTGAAAAACAAGTGGTAAGTAAATATAACGGTGcggtttttttcaattaaatctctggaaatcaaattttccactAAGGAAATGCCCTATagataaatgatttttaaatactcattttttatctttccatAATTCAAAGATCTCTTATTGATAGCGCAGCACATGAAGCAACCTTTTTGAGATTTCCCGTTGATGCGagcaattgttttttttttaatttgcagctctCTCCTGCTTGTCTACGAAGGTATGGAGAAGTTGTCAGGAATGTCAACGGCCGCGACCCTGCAGCCGTACACAAGTTTAAACAAGGACTCGTCGCTTCTGCACCCGTCGGTGGAGCACCGTTCACTGCGGTCGGCCACCTTTTTTGAGCAGGAGACGAGCAACTCGTCAGACTGCTTATCGCAGTCTGACGAAAGCCGTGGCTGCTGCGAGGAGGAGCCGTCACTGCTGCAGCCACCGGCTGCAGGCAAGAACAGCTTCGTTCCGATCTCGGAGGAAACGGTGTTCCTCAACTCGCAGCCAAGCGAGAACGGCACCGCCAACGCTGGACACCACAACTACAGCTCAAGCCCGATGTCAGTGGACGTGTACTCGGGCAGCGACTACTCGCAGTTCACCGAGTCCTCTGAGTCGTCAGATCTGGAAATGAGCAACCAAAACTGGCGCAGGGCCAATTCTCTGGGCGCGCAGGAGAAGTGGACGCCGCAGAAGGAGCTGCAACGTACGCGCAGCGCGCCGCGCGTTGATGTGCGCATGATCGACTTTGCTCACACAACGTTTGGCGCCAGCTGCAACAACTCGTCGGTGCACCTGGGCCCCGACAATGGTTTCATCACTGGCATCGACAGCCTGAGGCGCCTGCTGCGCGAGATCCTTGCCGAGGCATGATGAATCTTGGGTAGCCCCCTCCACCCTATAAGACGAATGTGACGGACGATTGTCGCCCGCGATCGTGACGAATTGGATTCCGACTGGTAGCTCGTGTTTTCTTCAGGGCATCCCGGTGCTCGGAAAACATGGAGACGATGTgacaaaagttttatttacGTATAATAGGTGAGGGTACTTTGTTTCCTCAGAGAGTGGGCCGGTGGTAGAAGTCAGAATGTTGATGAGTGTCTGAAAATGAGCAGAACGTGTTTGAAACGAAATTTTCTAGATACATGCAATATGCGCGGTTCGATCGAGggtttttcttcattttttatttgtgatccTCCAAGAATCCTAGAATTTATGCTTTGAACGTAAGCAAATGGAATTCGTTGTGATTTAAGCTTAACGCCGCGAGCGCCgcatttgccaatttttcattaacaaatcaattttgactggaatcaaataattttccttctgtGGGAAATGCGAGCACCGCCGCGGTTTCTCGCGGCATCAACGACTGAACAAACTTGATTTTTAGATGCCACGCATCGAATTACGAAGCGCGCAGTTGAATTATCTTCAAAGTTTGTAGCTCGTTTTCGAGTCTTGCAACATATTCCTCATTTTTGGTGACGAACTCCTTTGACCTATATTGCAGCCCACCAGAAGGattataatgatttatttattggtttgAAAGAGAGTATTTTGTACTCAATTTTCCAAGCTGCGCATGGGCCCAGCTGAACGTGTGCGATCGATCGATTTTAttagtaaacaaaaattttatttttcaatcatcGTATAAATCTGAATGATTTGGATTTGATGAAAGTGTCGTAATgtaattattcttattttcgaaagtgatgcatttttattttttcaacgtcAGCATGTTATGTCCGCGCGTAAATGAGTTAGAAACTTATGttgtttgttcttttttttgcGATGGAAAATGCCCCCAACCACACATAGTGAGTAATTGTTAATAgatatttacattaattattgtcTTTCAATCTCCCGTGACAATCTGTGGTATTACATAGtactgtaataattattatataaaatgtaaCGATAGACACACAAGAGAATGGTTAACTAAGTATAACGTAGCACACTGCCCAACAAACGTGAATTTAAGTCAACAAAACCAAATGCTAGAGCGGAAGAATCTGGGTGCGAGAAGAGCAGCATTTTCGGTCCTTGATTACCTATTACCCCTCCTCAAATACTCTCCTATTTGATCGGGAATAACTCGAATTTCCTGCAGGACGAGTTTACACTTAAcatgtgttttttattattcttttaataGATTCCCTGAGTTAGGGACCATATTTGTTTACAATTCAGTTTCAAacgtgtattttattaaataactaaATCGTGCTCTTGTTTCTCCGGAGATAGACTGTATGGCTGTACTCAAAAAAGATTTACAAATTGCGAAATAAATGTGTGATATCTGCACATGACCAATGAAGCTAATTCATTTTCTGAGTTTTGAATATCTTAGTCCGGCTTCATTGTTGTATCCAATACATTTTCACCGCTTGATTGCTTTGCAGACGACGTTATATACACGCACACACCCTCGTGTTGCGAGAAGTTTCCTCGAGAAATCGAAACGCTTTGTGAGTGACCCGAACATATACAAATCAAGCGAAGGGTCCAAAAGCGGAATTTTGGCTCACGGTATAAAGAAGCCGGTAGTGGCGAATCTGAAGCTTTTCAGATGctttaaacttaaaaacgCAACCACAGCATTCGGCCGGACCAAGCTCGCATCACGCGTTTCTATGATATTCATGGATtgaatagttttatttataatgtgAAATTGCGTCTGGCcgaatgctgctgctgctgctgcactttGCATGGAGATATATATGTATCGGTatatattgtaaattgtaaactTGATCTTGTCTCATCATCTGTAAAGGAAAGCAATTAAACCACGTGTAGAGCTAATTTTGCGAGTTAACTTGTCAAATTATATAGAGGGCATTATCATCATCCTACAATAACGAAGATCAAGACCGCGACAAATGTATAGTGAGTACTCTGCCTCATTAAACTAATGAAACTGAgagaataacaaaaattaattaacaatgtACACACTTAGTGAAACAAACGTTTAATTATACATACTACCGTATTGACGAACTGGTGTAAC
This window encodes:
- the Ip6k gene encoding inositol hexakisphosphate kinase 3, which gives rise to MVLLASDWGMGESAAAESAAVSNYHARISEGRTADAASTWNGKEKPEFQSEPLEDELALLPLKSQVGGHTRLLVLNQSTICKPLNPRELNFYKNTPEEIERFIPKFKGVMQAANSSGPLGKYSPSFRDVDNGSSSKRKRDNPYRLKVKRNNSISSSSQGAQIDNGAKQSFLLLENITSHYSKPCVLDLKMGTRQHGDDASAEKKSKQIAKCAASTSATLGVRLCGMQVYQADTDSYSKEDKYFGRELDEEGFKSALFRFFHNGFHLRSEVIQEVIAKLENLRSVIEKQSSFRFYSSSLLLVYEGMEKLSGMSTAATLQPYTSLNKDSSLLHPSVEHRSLRSATFFEQETSNSSDCLSQSDESRGCCEEEPSLLQPPAAGKNSFVPISEETVFLNSQPSENGTANAGHHNYSSSPMSVDVYSGSDYSQFTESSESSDLEMSNQNWRRANSLGAQEKWTPQKELQRTRSAPRVDVRMIDFAHTTFGASCNNSSVHLGPDNGFITGIDSLRRLLREILAEA